From a single Synergistaceae bacterium genomic region:
- a CDS encoding MATE family efflux transporter: protein MDMLHGSLLDKILIFALPLALSMILQQLFNSADVAVVGRFDSPQAMAAVGSNGAAINLMVNLFVGLSIGANVIVAKYIGKGETQKIHDAVHTSISVALISGVILLIWGLSVARFLLTLMNTPDDIIDLAVIYFRIYFLGTPFIMLYNFGSAILRSKGDSSRPMWSLIAGGVINVILNMILVIIFKLSVVGVAVATVIANIISALIILYYLLREEAPFKFRFQDLCVMRDYVTQIIKIGLPAGLQGMLFAISNVTIQTAINSLGSYASAGSAAALNFDFITYFFVGAFTQAAVTFTSQNFGAGDYLRCKKVFNLSMTAGLFFTGLACFICVFWDDEILSLYTVNPEVMYYAKIRMIHAVGFLWLCNVYEIPGGALRGMGYSTLPTVIILLGCCVLRIIWCWTIFAYMKDFAVLMDVYPASWTITGIATLIAYYYIRKKLFI, encoded by the coding sequence ATGGACATGCTGCACGGGTCATTGCTTGATAAAATTTTAATATTCGCTTTACCCCTAGCACTAAGCATGATTTTGCAGCAATTATTTAATTCGGCTGATGTTGCAGTTGTCGGAAGATTTGACAGTCCCCAAGCTATGGCAGCAGTAGGCAGTAACGGAGCAGCAATTAACTTAATGGTAAATTTATTTGTCGGTCTCTCAATCGGTGCAAATGTTATCGTAGCTAAATATATCGGAAAAGGTGAGACTCAAAAAATTCATGACGCTGTACACACTTCTATATCAGTCGCGTTAATAAGCGGCGTTATTTTGCTAATATGGGGCTTGAGCGTCGCAAGATTCCTATTAACCCTAATGAACACTCCGGACGATATTATTGACTTGGCAGTGATTTATTTCAGAATATATTTTTTAGGGACACCGTTTATAATGCTGTATAATTTCGGCTCGGCCATTCTGCGCAGTAAGGGAGACAGCAGTCGCCCAATGTGGAGTCTTATTGCCGGAGGAGTAATAAATGTAATTCTAAACATGATACTTGTCATAATATTTAAATTGAGCGTCGTGGGAGTTGCCGTTGCTACAGTAATTGCTAATATAATCAGCGCGCTAATTATTCTATATTATTTATTGCGTGAAGAAGCCCCGTTTAAATTTAGATTTCAAGATTTGTGCGTTATGAGGGATTATGTGACTCAAATAATAAAAATAGGTCTTCCTGCAGGACTTCAGGGAATGTTATTCGCGATCTCAAATGTTACTATTCAGACGGCAATAAACAGTCTCGGCTCATATGCAAGTGCGGGGAGTGCGGCGGCCTTAAATTTTGACTTTATCACATATTTTTTTGTCGGAGCATTCACTCAAGCGGCAGTAACTTTTACATCACAGAATTTCGGAGCGGGTGATTATTTACGCTGTAAAAAAGTATTCAATCTCTCAATGACTGCGGGGTTATTTTTTACCGGGCTGGCCTGCTTTATCTGTGTATTCTGGGACGATGAGATTTTGAGCCTTTACACAGTTAATCCTGAAGTCATGTATTATGCTAAAATCCGAATGATTCACGCAGTTGGCTTTTTATGGCTGTGCAATGTCTACGAGATTCCCGGTGGAGCTTTGCGCGGAATGGGATATTCTACACTTCCTACAGTTATAATATTGCTGGGCTGCTGTGTTCTGCGTATTATATGGTGCTGGACGATTTTTGCTTACATGAAAGATTTTGCGGTCTTAATGGATGTTTACCCGGCTTCATGGACAATAACGGGAATAGCGACTCTGATTGCATATTATTATATAAGGAAAAAGTTATTTATTTGA